The Leclercia sp. S52 genome has a segment encoding these proteins:
- a CDS encoding GlsB/YeaQ/YmgE family stress response membrane protein, protein MGIIAWIVFGLIAGVIAKFIMPGRDGGGFIVTCILGVVGAVVGGWLATMFGIGGSVSGFNLQSFLVAVVGAILVLLVYRMVRRA, encoded by the coding sequence ATGGGTATCATCGCCTGGATTGTATTTGGTCTGATTGCTGGTGTTATCGCAAAGTTCATCATGCCTGGACGTGATGGTGGCGGCTTTATTGTGACCTGTATCCTTGGGGTCGTAGGTGCGGTTGTCGGCGGCTGGCTGGCAACGATGTTTGGCATCGGCGGCAGTGTATCCGGATTTAACCTGCAAAGTTTTCTGGTCGCCGTGGTTGGCGCCATTCTCGTGCTTCTTGTCTACAGGATGGTACGACGCGCCTGA
- the emtA gene encoding membrane-bound lytic murein transglycosylase EmtA: MKLRWFAFLIVLLAGCSSKQDYQKPEWNPEVPVKRAMQWMPISEKAGEAWGVSPRLVTAIIAVESGGNPNLVSKSNAVGLMQLKASTAGREVYRHMGWSGQPSTSELKNPERNISMGTAYLSILEHGILQGIEDPEVMQYALVVSYVNGAGALLRTFSSDRKKAIAEINDMDKDEFFEHVVNNHPAPQAPRYIWKVQKAMDAM, from the coding sequence GTGAAATTGAGATGGTTTGCTTTTTTGATTGTGTTGCTTGCAGGATGCAGTTCAAAGCAGGATTACCAGAAACCGGAATGGAACCCGGAAGTGCCGGTGAAACGGGCGATGCAGTGGATGCCGATCAGCGAAAAAGCCGGTGAAGCCTGGGGCGTCAGCCCGCGTCTGGTGACCGCCATCATTGCGGTGGAGTCGGGCGGGAACCCGAATCTGGTCAGTAAATCGAACGCAGTGGGCCTGATGCAGCTGAAAGCCTCTACCGCCGGGCGGGAAGTCTACCGGCATATGGGCTGGAGCGGACAGCCGTCCACCAGCGAGCTAAAAAACCCGGAGCGCAATATCTCGATGGGTACCGCCTACCTGAGCATTCTGGAGCACGGGATCCTGCAGGGAATTGAGGATCCGGAAGTGATGCAGTATGCGCTGGTGGTCTCCTACGTTAACGGGGCAGGCGCGCTGCTGCGCACCTTCTCCTCCGATCGCAAAAAGGCGATTGCCGAGATCAACGACATGGACAAAGACGAGTTCTTTGAGCACGTCGTCAACAATCACCCCGCCCCGCAGGCACCGCGCTATATCTGGAAAGTACAGAAAGCGATGGACGCCATGTAA
- a CDS encoding flagellar brake protein yields the protein MSNYSEQFLKTNPLAVLGVIRDLQKQDVPVRISWGNNQFISKILDATPERLVMDLGSQEYENRSVLRAEIITVAADTQGAKVEFDLPKVEQGTYQGLPAFITALPASVWCIQRREFFRINAPLHPAYFCKAKMPDKSVIRFRLHDLSLGGMGALMDSAKPEALVEGMRFSQIELDMGGWGRFFFDAQLITVSERKVVDSKNETITTPRLSFRFLNVGPGPERELQRIIYSLEREARERANKVR from the coding sequence GTGAGTAATTACAGTGAGCAGTTCCTGAAAACTAATCCGCTGGCTGTATTAGGGGTCATACGCGACCTGCAAAAACAGGACGTTCCCGTGCGTATCAGCTGGGGGAACAACCAGTTCATCAGCAAAATTCTGGATGCAACGCCAGAACGACTGGTGATGGATTTGGGGAGCCAGGAGTACGAAAACCGCTCGGTGCTGCGCGCAGAAATCATTACCGTGGCCGCCGACACCCAGGGGGCAAAAGTGGAGTTTGATCTGCCGAAAGTGGAACAGGGAACTTACCAGGGACTGCCCGCTTTTATCACCGCCCTGCCGGCTTCGGTATGGTGTATCCAGCGCCGGGAGTTTTTCCGTATCAATGCCCCGCTGCACCCGGCCTACTTCTGCAAAGCCAAAATGCCGGACAAGAGCGTGATCCGTTTTCGTCTGCACGATCTCTCGCTGGGCGGCATGGGCGCGCTGATGGATAGCGCGAAGCCGGAGGCGCTGGTCGAGGGGATGCGCTTCTCGCAAATCGAACTGGATATGGGCGGCTGGGGTCGCTTCTTCTTCGATGCGCAGCTGATCACGGTGAGCGAGCGTAAGGTGGTGGACAGCAAAAACGAAACTATCACCACGCCGCGTCTGAGCTTCCGTTTTCTCAATGTCGGGCCGGGCCCGGAACGTGAACTGCAGCGGATTATCTACTCGCTGGAGCGTGAAGCGCGGGAGCGCGCCAACAAGGTGCGCTAA